A single Streptomyces mirabilis DNA region contains:
- the lepB gene encoding signal peptidase I, with the protein MDTEAQHTERDRSSRPTESEDISDAEGPEGRSRFALVARAADRIPGGRITLTALVCLLFLVLFSNFVMQPFEIPSSSMERGLRIGDRVLVNKLAYRFGAEPRRGDVVVFDGTGYFGNADYVKRVVGVGGDHVVCCDKQGRLEVNGRSVDESTFLYPGDSPSDVSFDVAVPTGSLFLLGDHRSDSSDSRDHLGSPGGGMIPVGDVIGRADWIAWPAGHWTRLERAAAYARVPTADGAHG; encoded by the coding sequence ATGGACACCGAAGCACAGCACACGGAGCGCGACCGCTCCTCCCGCCCCACTGAGTCCGAGGACATCTCGGACGCCGAGGGGCCGGAGGGACGGTCGCGTTTCGCGTTGGTGGCCCGGGCCGCGGACCGGATCCCAGGTGGGCGGATCACTCTGACCGCGCTGGTCTGCCTGCTGTTCCTGGTGCTGTTCAGCAACTTTGTGATGCAGCCGTTCGAGATTCCCAGCAGCTCGATGGAGCGGGGATTGAGGATCGGGGACCGCGTTCTCGTAAATAAGTTGGCGTACCGTTTTGGTGCCGAGCCGCGGCGGGGCGATGTCGTCGTGTTCGACGGCACTGGGTATTTCGGGAACGCCGACTACGTCAAACGCGTCGTCGGTGTGGGGGGAGACCACGTGGTCTGCTGCGACAAGCAGGGGAGGCTCGAGGTGAACGGCCGGTCGGTCGACGAGTCGACGTTTCTGTATCCGGGGGACAGCCCGTCCGACGTCTCCTTCGACGTCGCGGTGCCCACCGGCAGCCTGTTCCTCCTCGGTGACCACCGCAGCGACTCGAGCGACTCCCGCGACCACTTGGGGTCTCCCGGCGGCGGCATGATCCCCGTCGGTGACGTGATCGGCCGGGCCGACTGGATCGCGTGGCCCGCGGGCCACTGGACCCGGCTGGAGCGTGCCGCCGCCTACGCGCGTGTGCCCACCGCGGACGGCGCCCATGGGTAA
- a CDS encoding DUF2469 domain-containing protein has product MSAEDLEKYETEMELKLYREYRDVVGLFKYVIETERRFYLTNDYEMQVHSVQGEVFFEVSMADAWVWDMYRPARFVKQVRVLTFKDVNIEELNKSDLELPGG; this is encoded by the coding sequence ATGAGCGCCGAGGACCTCGAGAAGTACGAGACCGAGATGGAGCTGAAGCTCTATCGGGAGTACCGCGATGTCGTCGGTCTGTTCAAATATGTGATCGAGACCGAACGGCGCTTCTACCTCACCAACGACTACGAGATGCAGGTGCACTCGGTCCAGGGCGAGGTGTTCTTCGAGGTGTCCATGGCGGATGCCTGGGTGTGGGACATGTACCGACCTGCCCGTTTCGTGAAGCAGGTGCGTGTCCTTACGTTCAAGGACGTGAATATCGAGGAGCTGAACAAGAGCGATCTGGAACTGCCGGGCGGCTGA
- the lepB gene encoding signal peptidase I, which yields MGDLAVGARSGHDGPEEQPERPDGSATPATNDVTGSGSDSGDGGGGTKEQGEQEPKPKKPRSFWKELPLLIGIALVLALLIKTFLVQAFSIPSDSMQNTLQQGDRVLVDKLTPWFGSEPSRGEVVVFHDPDNWLAGEPTPNPNAVQTFLSKIGLMPSANEKDLIKRVIGVAGDTIECKGSGPVKVNGKALNEDSYVYTGNTPCSVDDQGGQFKVTVPKGKIWVMGDHRQNSLDSRYHQQDDHQGFVPVGNVVGRAIVIAWPPTRWDTLPIPDTFDQNLSAAAPGALGLASAVPLVLWRRRRLTAGNPRVSGRGTAG from the coding sequence GTGGGGGATTTGGCGGTCGGCGCACGATCCGGACACGATGGCCCCGAGGAGCAGCCGGAGCGACCCGACGGATCGGCCACCCCGGCCACGAACGACGTCACTGGTTCCGGGAGTGACTCCGGGGACGGTGGCGGCGGTACGAAGGAGCAGGGCGAGCAGGAGCCGAAGCCCAAGAAGCCGCGTTCCTTCTGGAAGGAGCTCCCGCTCCTCATCGGTATCGCGCTCGTTCTCGCGCTGCTGATCAAGACCTTCCTGGTCCAGGCGTTCTCGATTCCCTCGGACTCGATGCAGAACACCCTTCAGCAGGGCGACCGGGTCCTGGTCGACAAGCTCACCCCGTGGTTCGGTTCGGAGCCCTCGCGCGGCGAGGTGGTCGTCTTCCACGACCCCGACAACTGGCTGGCGGGTGAGCCCACGCCCAACCCGAATGCCGTGCAGACGTTCCTCAGCAAGATCGGCCTGATGCCGTCCGCCAACGAGAAGGACCTCATCAAGCGGGTCATCGGTGTCGCCGGTGACACGATCGAGTGCAAGGGCAGCGGCCCGGTGAAGGTCAACGGCAAGGCCCTGAACGAGGACTCGTACGTCTACACCGGAAACACCCCGTGCAGCGTCGACGACCAGGGCGGCCAGTTCAAGGTGACGGTACCCAAGGGCAAAATCTGGGTCATGGGTGACCACCGGCAGAACTCGCTGGATTCGCGCTATCACCAGCAGGACGATCACCAGGGCTTCGTGCCGGTGGGCAATGTCGTCGGCCGCGCCATCGTGATCGCCTGGCCGCCCACCCGCTGGGACACGCTGCCGATTCCCGACACCTTCGACCAGAACCTCAGCGCGGCCGCTCCGGGCGCGCTCGGACTCGCCAGCGCGGTGCCGCTGGTGCTGTGGCGCAGGCGTCGCCTTACCGCCGGAAACCCGAGGGTTTCTGGTCGGGGTACCGCCGGGTAG
- the trmD gene encoding tRNA (guanosine(37)-N1)-methyltransferase TrmD, translating to MRLDVVTIFPEYLEPLNVSLVGKARARGQLNVHVHDLREWTYDRHNTVDDTPYGGGPGMVMKTEPWGDALDSVLADGYETGSHGPVLVVPTPSGRPFTQELAVELSERPWLVFTPARYEGIDRRVIDEYATRMPVYEVSIGDYVLAGGEAAVLVVTEAVARLLPGVLGNAESHRDDSFAPGAMANLLEGPVYTKPPAWRGREIPGVLVSGHHGKIARWRRDEALRRTAANRPDLIERCDPSAFDKKDREMLSILGWQPEPGGRFWRRPEAVEE from the coding sequence ATGCGGCTCGACGTCGTCACGATCTTCCCCGAGTACCTGGAACCCCTCAACGTCTCGCTCGTCGGCAAGGCACGCGCGCGTGGGCAGCTGAATGTGCATGTGCATGATCTTCGGGAGTGGACGTACGACCGCCACAACACGGTCGACGACACCCCGTACGGTGGTGGCCCCGGCATGGTGATGAAGACCGAGCCCTGGGGGGACGCCCTGGACTCCGTCCTGGCCGACGGCTACGAGACCGGCTCGCATGGGCCCGTCCTGGTCGTGCCCACGCCGAGCGGACGCCCCTTCACCCAGGAACTCGCCGTCGAGCTCTCCGAGCGCCCCTGGCTGGTCTTCACGCCCGCCCGCTACGAGGGCATCGACCGTAGGGTCATCGACGAATACGCGACCCGGATGCCTGTCTACGAGGTGTCCATCGGCGACTATGTACTCGCCGGCGGAGAGGCCGCCGTACTCGTCGTCACGGAGGCCGTGGCGCGACTGCTGCCGGGTGTTCTCGGCAACGCCGAGTCCCACCGGGACGACTCGTTCGCCCCCGGCGCCATGGCCAACCTCCTGGAGGGGCCCGTCTACACCAAGCCCCCGGCGTGGCGCGGCCGTGAGATCCCCGGAGTGCTGGTCAGCGGCCACCACGGGAAGATCGCCCGCTGGCGCCGCGACGAGGCCCTGCGTCGTACGGCGGCGAACCGGCCCGACCTCATCGAGCGTTGCGACCCTTCCGCCTTCGACAAGAAGGACCGTGAAATGCTCTCGATCCTGGGCTGGCAGCCGGAACCCGGTGGTCGATTTTGGCGCAGACCAGAGGCCGTGGAAGAATAG
- a CDS encoding tyrosine-type recombinase/integrase: MATAKHNWRSIGTQPCLVPGCARPRRTTRIALCDAHCYQQQKIHRVTIEEFLLLPGLQPFESLGPCVVAACYRDRGNGEYCPPHRQTRNILRRTGRLEDEELWHRTAPAVVEHGVVSLRGLPDQVIAEVLYCLHDRNAKGVKQKDQELRPLVDAVRSQQLPSIKDLDPGTMTMSGKRMAVGFLKHLGRFGLSPETERHKDTWDGAAFGLGRGFLHFEDISQQWLRKALQQWAIDDLPRRRGRKPIPPLQRQINSIAMLSKSLRLNRDDDGRDPRLLGRDDIVLFLNRLLFLQLQGEISALHRYWDARNVRRLLIRMRTLGLTQPGQPLHGLPDNFALREEDVPECDEDDDAGHDLPVEVMRQLCQHLDSLDPDGHRLSRTATELLIDTGRRPDEIASLHLECLGRDGDGNPELIYDNHKSLRKDRRLPIAEATAALIIAQQKRTLARFPNTPHKELALLPSPVANPDGTKAISSAWVGDVHRAWVSSLPEFFVPVVVEEDGKRVKKMLPFEKSKIYLYAYRHTYAQRHADKNVAPDVLRVLMDHRRLDTTQRYYRVSDKRRREAVNRVTVMQFDRKGNRIWRQAETLLESEHARRGVGEVQVPYGLCTEPSNVAAGGEDCVVRFRCVGCEHFRTDVSYLPDLEAYLADLLRGRERLAAFAADSWAKAEAMPSDEEITRIRRLVKRVKEQLEELTEEDRMQIEEAVTVLRRSRRVVSLGMPRVRPELPDYRGGGSAA; this comes from the coding sequence GCATCGCCCTCTGCGATGCGCACTGCTACCAGCAGCAGAAGATCCACCGCGTGACGATCGAGGAGTTCCTGCTGCTGCCGGGCCTGCAGCCGTTCGAGAGCCTCGGGCCCTGCGTGGTGGCGGCCTGCTACCGGGACCGCGGCAACGGCGAATACTGCCCGCCGCACCGCCAGACACGCAACATCTTGCGCCGCACCGGCCGGCTGGAGGACGAGGAACTCTGGCACCGGACCGCACCGGCAGTGGTCGAGCACGGCGTCGTGAGCCTGCGCGGTCTGCCCGACCAGGTGATCGCCGAGGTTCTCTACTGCCTGCATGACCGCAACGCCAAGGGAGTCAAACAGAAGGATCAGGAACTTCGTCCGCTCGTCGATGCCGTCCGCTCCCAGCAGCTCCCTTCGATCAAGGACCTCGATCCCGGAACGATGACGATGAGCGGCAAGCGGATGGCAGTCGGCTTCCTCAAGCACCTCGGCCGCTTCGGCTTGTCGCCCGAGACCGAACGGCACAAGGACACCTGGGACGGCGCCGCCTTCGGGCTGGGCAGGGGATTTCTCCACTTCGAGGACATCTCCCAGCAGTGGCTGCGCAAGGCCCTCCAGCAGTGGGCGATCGACGATCTCCCCCGCCGGCGGGGGAGGAAGCCCATCCCTCCCCTGCAGCGTCAGATCAACTCCATCGCCATGCTCTCCAAGAGCCTGCGCCTGAACCGGGACGACGACGGTCGCGATCCACGCCTCCTGGGCAGGGACGACATTGTTCTCTTCCTCAACCGTCTGCTGTTCCTCCAACTCCAAGGCGAGATCTCGGCCTTGCATCGGTACTGGGACGCGCGCAACGTCCGGCGCTTGCTCATCCGCATGAGGACCCTGGGGCTGACCCAGCCCGGACAGCCCCTGCACGGCCTCCCAGACAACTTCGCCCTCCGAGAGGAGGACGTGCCCGAGTGCGACGAGGACGACGACGCCGGCCACGACCTCCCGGTCGAGGTGATGCGCCAGCTCTGCCAGCACCTGGACAGTCTCGACCCGGACGGTCACCGGCTCAGCCGGACGGCGACCGAACTCCTCATCGACACCGGCCGCCGCCCCGACGAAATCGCCTCCCTGCACCTGGAGTGCCTGGGACGGGACGGAGACGGCAATCCAGAGCTGATCTACGACAACCACAAATCCCTGCGCAAGGACCGCCGTCTTCCGATTGCCGAGGCGACCGCTGCCTTGATCATCGCCCAGCAGAAACGGACCCTCGCGCGGTTCCCCAACACCCCGCACAAGGAGCTCGCCCTCCTGCCCTCGCCGGTGGCCAACCCGGACGGCACCAAGGCCATCAGCAGCGCCTGGGTCGGCGACGTCCACCGAGCGTGGGTCTCTTCCCTGCCGGAGTTCTTCGTCCCCGTCGTCGTGGAGGAGGACGGCAAACGGGTCAAGAAGATGCTGCCCTTCGAGAAGTCGAAGATCTACCTCTACGCCTACCGGCACACCTACGCCCAGCGCCACGCGGACAAGAACGTGGCGCCTGACGTGCTCAGAGTTTTGATGGATCACCGGCGGCTCGACACGACGCAGCGGTACTACCGGGTCAGTGACAAGCGCCGCCGCGAGGCCGTCAACCGGGTCACCGTCATGCAGTTCGACCGGAAGGGCAACCGGATCTGGCGTCAGGCCGAGACCCTACTGGAGTCCGAGCACGCCCGCCGGGGCGTCGGCGAAGTACAGGTTCCCTACGGGCTCTGCACCGAGCCGAGCAACGTCGCCGCCGGCGGCGAGGACTGCGTCGTCCGGTTCCGCTGCGTCGGCTGCGAACACTTCCGCACCGATGTGTCCTACCTCCCCGACCTGGAGGCATACCTCGCCGATCTCCTCCGCGGCCGGGAACGGCTGGCGGCCTTCGCCGCCGACTCCTGGGCAAAGGCCGAGGCGATGCCGTCCGACGAGGAGATCACGCGCATCCGCCGCCTGGTCAAACGCGTCAAGGAGCAACTCGAGGAACTCACCGAGGAAGACAGAATGCAGATCGAGGAAGCCGTCACCGTGCTCCGCCGCAGCCGACGAGTCGTCTCACTCGGCATGCCCCGAGTGCGGCCGGAGCTGCCCGACTACCGCGGAGGAGGGTCCGCTGCATGA
- the lepB gene encoding signal peptidase I, with product MGNRGRPRGVSDHAADNLLPTGTRRAAGGAARPGRAERRKLQRKVKRRRRRSAIKEIPLLVGVAVLIALVLKTFLVQAFVIPSGSMENTIQIGDRVLVDKFTPWFGSKPQRGDVVVFKDPGNWLAGEKTTKKNDPVVVKQVKEGLTAIGLLPSDNDKDLIKRVVAVGGDTVKCCDTQGRVTVNGMPLDEPYIQAGNKPSDFAFEETVPKGRLWVMGDHRANSADSRYHRTEKYGGTVSESSVVGRAMVIAWPFGHWARLKEPDTFASVPSGSATALGASHRVASADLNRLIPLPSPAELPLVMGVVGLRRIRRRRRHGVRSGCGGFGGRRTIRTRWPRGAAGATRRIGHPGHERRHWFRE from the coding sequence ATGGGTAACCGTGGCAGGCCGCGTGGGGTCTCCGACCATGCCGCCGACAACCTGCTGCCCACCGGTACCCGGCGCGCCGCCGGCGGCGCCGCCCGGCCCGGCCGTGCCGAGCGCCGCAAGCTCCAGCGAAAGGTCAAGCGGCGCCGACGGCGCTCCGCGATCAAGGAGATACCCCTCCTCGTGGGCGTCGCGGTGCTCATAGCCCTGGTCCTCAAGACCTTCCTCGTCCAGGCCTTCGTGATCCCGTCGGGCTCCATGGAGAACACGATCCAGATCGGCGACCGTGTGCTCGTCGACAAGTTCACGCCATGGTTCGGCTCCAAGCCCCAGCGCGGCGACGTCGTCGTCTTCAAGGACCCCGGCAACTGGCTGGCCGGGGAGAAGACCACCAAGAAGAACGACCCCGTCGTCGTCAAGCAGGTCAAAGAGGGGCTGACGGCCATCGGTCTGCTGCCCTCCGACAACGACAAGGACCTCATCAAGCGGGTCGTCGCGGTCGGCGGCGACACCGTGAAGTGCTGCGACACCCAGGGGCGCGTGACCGTCAACGGCATGCCGCTCGACGAGCCGTACATCCAGGCCGGGAACAAGCCGTCGGACTTCGCCTTCGAAGAGACCGTGCCCAAGGGCCGTCTCTGGGTGATGGGCGACCACCGGGCCAACTCCGCCGACTCCCGCTACCACCGCACCGAGAAATACGGCGGTACCGTCTCCGAGAGCTCGGTCGTCGGTAGAGCCATGGTCATCGCCTGGCCCTTCGGGCACTGGGCCCGTCTGAAGGAACCGGACACGTTCGCGTCCGTACCGAGCGGGTCGGCAACCGCTCTCGGCGCGTCGCATAGGGTGGCGTCCGCGGATCTCAATCGATTGATCCCGCTCCCGAGCCCTGCGGAACTCCCGCTCGTTATGGGAGTGGTGGGCCTGCGCCGGATCCGGCGCAGGCGGCGGCACGGAGTGAGGAGTGGATGTGGGGGATTTGGCGGTCGGCGCACGATCCGGACACGATGGCCCCGAGGAGCAGCCGGAGCGACCCGACGGATCGGCCACCCCGGCCACGAACGACGTCACTGGTTCCGGGAGTGA
- a CDS encoding DUF6262 family protein, whose protein sequence is MTSMIEGKKADSARRRERVLKALDAAVKSGGDLTVSGLARAARVDRTFLYRHRDLLERVHVAASTPVEEGRVAAVSRVSLQTDLANALERNKRLAARVRQLEKRLSTELGERVWEASGLGAPTDIDDLQRRVTLLEQELVDTRGELEERTEELEAARAANRELTRALNQPQPG, encoded by the coding sequence ATGACATCCATGATCGAGGGGAAGAAGGCCGACTCGGCCCGGCGTCGGGAACGGGTCCTCAAGGCCCTGGATGCGGCCGTGAAGAGTGGGGGCGACCTCACGGTCTCCGGGCTTGCCAGAGCCGCTCGCGTCGACCGGACCTTCCTCTATCGCCACCGCGACCTGCTCGAACGCGTCCACGTCGCTGCCAGCACTCCGGTTGAGGAAGGCAGAGTGGCAGCCGTCAGCAGAGTCTCGCTCCAGACCGACCTCGCCAACGCCCTGGAGCGCAACAAACGCCTGGCCGCACGAGTTCGGCAGCTCGAGAAGCGTCTATCGACCGAGCTCGGCGAGCGAGTCTGGGAGGCGTCCGGACTCGGGGCGCCTACCGACATCGACGACCTCCAGCGGCGCGTCACCCTGCTGGAACAAGAACTCGTCGACACTCGCGGCGAGTTGGAGGAGCGAACAGAGGAACTGGAAGCCGCGCGGGCCGCGAACCGAGAACTCACGCGAGCCCTGAACCAACCCCAGCCAGGCTGA
- a CDS encoding NUDIX hydrolase — protein sequence MPPEASDGGSVENSSGGGPRKVARVVLLDAEDRILLLHGHEPDDPADDWWFTPGGGLEGDETREEAALRELVEETGITEVELGPVLWQRSCSFPFAGRRWDQDEWYFLARTTQKGTVAAGLTELERRSVAGARWWTCRELTEAHETVYPTRLAGLLRRLLDEGPPARPEILDTEIV from the coding sequence GTGCCGCCTGAGGCATCGGACGGGGGTTCGGTCGAGAACTCCAGCGGCGGCGGGCCCCGGAAGGTGGCCCGGGTCGTGCTGCTCGACGCGGAGGACCGCATTCTGCTGCTGCACGGTCACGAGCCGGACGATCCGGCGGACGACTGGTGGTTCACGCCCGGCGGGGGCCTCGAGGGCGACGAGACGCGCGAGGAGGCCGCGCTGCGGGAACTCGTGGAGGAGACCGGCATCACCGAGGTCGAGCTGGGCCCGGTGCTGTGGCAGCGGAGCTGCTCGTTCCCGTTCGCGGGGCGGCGCTGGGACCAGGACGAGTGGTACTTCCTGGCCCGTACGACCCAGAAGGGAACCGTCGCCGCCGGGCTGACGGAGCTGGAACGGCGCAGTGTCGCCGGAGCACGTTGGTGGACGTGCCGGGAACTGACCGAGGCACATGAGACGGTGTATCCGACCAGGCTCGCCGGGCTGCTGCGCAGGCTGCTCGACGAGGGTCCTCCGGCCAGGCCCGAGATCCTCGACACCGAAATCGTCTAG
- a CDS encoding YifB family Mg chelatase-like AAA ATPase — MGFARTCAVALVGVEGVVVEVQADLEPGVAAFTLVGLPDKSLTESKDRVRAAVVNSGSAWPQKKLTVGLSPASVPKGGSGFDLAVACAVLGAAERIDPRVLSDIVMIGELGLDGRVRPVRGVLPAVLAAADAGYEQVVVPECAAAEASLVPGISVLGVRSLRQLIAVLTDEPVPEEDPDQQGRPDPLVAGLRMPGTGAATGMHGMGAAQHDHGHDLADVVGQHAARTAVEVAGAGGHHLFLEGPPGAGKTMLAERLPAILPRLTRGESLEVTAVHSVAGLLPPGKPLVDIAPYCAPHHSATMQALVGGGQGIARPGAVSLAHRGVLFLDETPEFGSQALDALRQPPEAGHVVIARSTGVVRFPARFLMVLAANPCPCGRFSQRDDLCECPPSMIRRYQARLSGPLLDRVDLRVEVDRVTRSELTGRGARGESTETVADRVRAARERAAARLVGTPWRTNSEVPGRELRSRWYASPGAMDEAERSLERGALTARGLDRVLRVAWTVADLVGHDRPGATDVALALQLRTGVPRGVPMAIGALS; from the coding sequence ATGGGATTCGCGCGCACCTGTGCGGTGGCCCTCGTGGGCGTCGAGGGCGTGGTCGTCGAGGTCCAGGCGGACCTGGAGCCGGGCGTCGCGGCCTTCACCCTGGTCGGCCTGCCCGACAAGAGCCTGACCGAGAGCAAGGACCGGGTCCGGGCGGCGGTGGTGAACTCCGGTTCGGCGTGGCCCCAGAAGAAGCTCACGGTCGGCCTGAGCCCGGCATCCGTACCCAAGGGCGGCAGCGGTTTCGACCTGGCCGTCGCCTGTGCGGTGCTGGGAGCCGCCGAGCGCATCGATCCCCGGGTGCTCTCCGACATCGTGATGATCGGCGAGCTGGGCCTCGACGGACGCGTAAGGCCGGTGCGGGGCGTGCTGCCCGCGGTCCTGGCCGCCGCGGACGCAGGGTACGAGCAGGTGGTGGTGCCCGAGTGCGCGGCGGCCGAGGCCTCGCTCGTACCGGGGATCTCGGTGCTCGGGGTGCGCAGTCTGCGCCAGCTGATCGCGGTGCTCACGGACGAGCCGGTGCCCGAGGAGGATCCGGACCAGCAGGGGCGACCGGATCCGCTGGTGGCGGGACTGCGGATGCCGGGCACGGGCGCCGCCACCGGCATGCACGGCATGGGCGCGGCCCAGCACGACCACGGTCACGACCTCGCCGACGTCGTGGGCCAGCACGCGGCGCGGACCGCCGTGGAGGTCGCGGGGGCGGGCGGCCACCACCTTTTCCTGGAAGGCCCCCCGGGAGCGGGCAAGACGATGCTCGCCGAGCGGCTGCCGGCCATCCTGCCACGGCTCACCAGGGGCGAATCCCTGGAGGTCACCGCCGTCCACTCGGTCGCCGGCCTGCTGCCACCGGGCAAACCCCTGGTCGACATCGCTCCCTACTGCGCCCCGCACCACTCGGCGACCATGCAGGCCCTCGTCGGCGGCGGCCAGGGAATCGCACGGCCGGGCGCGGTGTCCCTGGCTCACCGCGGAGTACTCTTTCTGGACGAAACGCCCGAATTTGGCAGCCAGGCCCTCGACGCGCTGCGCCAGCCCCCGGAGGCGGGGCATGTGGTGATCGCGCGCAGCACGGGGGTGGTGCGGTTTCCGGCGCGGTTCCTGATGGTGCTCGCGGCTAACCCCTGTCCCTGCGGCCGTTTCTCGCAGCGGGACGACCTGTGCGAGTGCCCGCCCTCCATGATCCGCCGTTACCAGGCCAGGCTCTCCGGACCGCTGCTCGACCGCGTCGACCTGCGGGTCGAGGTGGACCGCGTCACCCGCTCCGAGCTGACCGGGCGCGGTGCGCGGGGCGAATCCACCGAGACGGTCGCCGACCGGGTGCGGGCGGCCAGGGAGCGGGCCGCCGCGCGACTGGTGGGCACTCCCTGGCGGACGAACAGCGAAGTGCCGGGACGAGAGCTGCGCAGCCGCTGGTACGCGTCCCCGGGCGCGATGGACGAGGCGGAGCGGAGCCTGGAGCGGGGTGCCCTGACCGCCCGCGGCCTCGACCGGGTGCTGCGTGTCGCCTGGACCGTCGCGGACCTGGTGGGACACGACCGGCCCGGCGCGACGGACGTCGCCCTCGCCCTGCAACTGCGCACCGGCGTCCCCCGTGGGGTGCCGATGGCGATCGGCGCGCTGTCGTGA
- the lepB gene encoding signal peptidase I translates to MSRTSGRTDEGRGRLGSVLSGLAVALGCVLFLGGFAWGAIEYQPYTVPTESMVPTIKAGDRILAQRIDGSDVKRGDVIVFKQKSWGDMLLVKRVVAVGGDTVACCTNGKLTVNGKQVDEPYLPKGQAAESSQIPTVAVPKDRLFLLGDERSGSLDSTAHLTEAFNGTVARSAVKARVDAIAWPMNGMLARPTGFEKLGGISSPGPLRLVLTAIVVGAVLVLGGAAYGPIAKRLSRRGRTRTELAGAA, encoded by the coding sequence ATGAGCAGGACATCAGGTCGTACGGACGAGGGCCGCGGGCGGCTCGGCAGCGTGCTGTCGGGGCTGGCCGTGGCCCTCGGCTGTGTGCTCTTTCTCGGCGGCTTCGCCTGGGGTGCGATCGAATACCAGCCGTACACCGTGCCGACCGAGTCGATGGTGCCGACCATCAAGGCGGGCGACCGCATTCTGGCCCAGCGGATCGACGGCAGTGACGTCAAGCGCGGCGACGTCATCGTCTTCAAGCAGAAGAGCTGGGGCGACATGCTCCTCGTCAAGCGGGTGGTCGCGGTCGGCGGTGACACGGTCGCGTGCTGCACGAACGGCAAGCTGACCGTCAACGGCAAGCAGGTCGACGAACCGTATCTCCCCAAGGGCCAGGCCGCAGAGTCGAGCCAGATCCCGACCGTCGCGGTACCCAAGGACCGGCTCTTCCTGCTCGGCGACGAGCGCAGTGGCTCACTGGACTCCACGGCCCACCTCACCGAGGCCTTCAACGGCACCGTCGCGCGCAGTGCGGTGAAGGCCCGTGTGGACGCCATCGCCTGGCCGATGAACGGCATGCTGGCGCGCCCCACGGGCTTCGAGAAGCTGGGCGGGATCTCGTCGCCCGGGCCGCTGCGGCTGGTCCTGACCGCCATCGTGGTCGGGGCGGTGCTGGTGCTGGGCGGGGCGGCGTACGGGCCGATCGCCAAGCGGCTGAGCCGGCGCGGCCGGACGCGGACGGAGCTCGCCGGTGCCGCCTGA
- the rplS gene encoding 50S ribosomal protein L19, with amino-acid sequence MSHLLDSVDSASLRSDIPAFRPGDTVNVHVRVIEGNRSRVQQFKGVVIRRQGAGVRETFTVRKVSFSVGVERTFPVHTPIVEKIELVTRGDVRRAKLYYLRDLRGKAAKIKEKRDN; translated from the coding sequence ATGTCTCACCTGCTCGACTCCGTCGACAGCGCGTCGCTGCGCAGCGACATCCCGGCCTTCCGCCCGGGTGACACCGTCAACGTCCACGTCCGCGTCATCGAGGGCAACCGCTCCCGTGTGCAGCAGTTCAAGGGCGTAGTCATCCGCCGTCAGGGCGCCGGTGTCCGCGAGACCTTCACGGTCCGCAAGGTCTCCTTCTCGGTCGGCGTCGAGCGTACCTTCCCGGTGCACACCCCGATCGTCGAGAAGATCGAGCTCGTCACCCGTGGTGACGTGCGTCGCGCGAAGCTGTACTACCTGCGTGACCTGCGCGGCAAGGCCGCGAAGATCAAGGAGAAGCGCGACAACTGA
- a CDS encoding YraN family protein encodes MNTPEARNALGKYGEDLAARRLTETGMTVLARNWRGGRTGEIDIVARDGDALVVCEVKTRKSGAFEHPMAAVTPAKAQRLRGLAERWLQEHGGAPPGGVRIDLIGVVLPERGAPVVEHARGVA; translated from the coding sequence ATGAACACACCCGAGGCACGCAACGCACTGGGCAAGTACGGCGAGGATCTGGCCGCACGGCGGCTGACCGAGACCGGGATGACGGTCCTGGCGCGCAACTGGCGCGGCGGCAGGACCGGCGAGATCGACATCGTGGCCCGGGACGGCGACGCGCTCGTCGTCTGCGAGGTCAAGACGCGCAAGTCGGGAGCCTTCGAGCACCCGATGGCGGCCGTCACTCCGGCCAAGGCACAGCGCCTGCGCGGCCTGGCCGAACGCTGGCTCCAGGAACACGGCGGGGCACCACCCGGCGGCGTCCGCATCGATCTGATCGGCGTCGTCCTCCCCGAACGCGGCGCCCCCGTGGTCGAGCACGCCCGGGGGGTGGCCTGA